Below is a window of Desulfosoma caldarium DNA.
CGTCCACGGGAGAAAATCCATGGTATTGAAGGTCTCCGTGGGAATGAATCCATCCGTTGATCAGGCGTCCCGCTCTCAGATTCTCCTGAAAGGCCAAAAGATCCGCCGTGTCCAGGCGCGCGTACTGAAGTAAATTTGCGGCATTGCGAGGCAGCCCGATGTCCGTGATCACCTCGGGGCGTTCTTCTTCACCCAAGGTGAATCCGTACCATTCATAACTTTCTCCGTAAAGTTCCCGCACCGCCGCGGAAATGGCGTAGGCCTTGTTTCGCGCATACCCCGTCATTCGCACGCACTCGGGCAGGCTGCCCAGCGGCACTTCCAGCACGGTGGGCCTTTGAAGCGTCGAAAGCTTTTTGATTCGCATGCCCCCGTCCTTCCTCAGGCCAGAGCCGCCTTGACCTGCATGGCGTTCACTTCGTAGTCTCCCGTATGTGTTCCCGGCAAGGAAAACATGGGCTCCAAAAGCACACGATGAAGAATGCTCGTGAGCCCTCGCGCTCCCACCCCTTCCTGCTCGGCGCGCCGGGCCACCTCCAGCACCGCTTCTTCCGTTAACCTAAGCCGAATTCCCCACGCCTCAAAATCCTTGATAAAGGCCTGCAGGGGACTGTCCTCGCTCTTGATCAAGATGTCTCTTAAGTTGGACGTGGTCAGGGAATTGAACACCACGCGCACGGGCAATCGGGCCATGAGCTGCCTTTCCATGCCGTAGCGCACCAAATCGTCCGGCACAAGAAATTCCCGCCACAGGCCCTTCAAGCCCTGTCGCTCCATACGCTGCTGGACCATTTCCTGAAGGCTTTCAAAAGCGCCACCGGCAATGAAGAGCACGTGGCGAGTGGAGAGAGTCAGGCGATCCCGGCCCCATTCAATGGTGTTTTCCATGCCTTCAAGAATCTTGAGCAGGCCTTTTTGCACGCCTTTGCCGGACACATCCTTGGTCAGCGTCTTTTCCGAGGCGATCTTGTCGATCTCGTCCAGGTACACCATGCCTGTTTGGGCCGTCAACGTGTGCCCGCCCGCCGAAATCAAAAGGTCCACCAAAATGTCCGAGGCACTTTGACCCACGTAGCCGGTTTCGCTAAACTTGGTCAGGTCTTCCACCACAAAGGGAACACCCACCAATCGAGATGCCACTTCGCACGAATAGGTCTTGCCGCAGCCCGTCGGGCCAACGATCAAGATATTGGCTTTGGGCGTCTTGACCCTTTGCAGAGCCTTTTCCACATCGCCCCCCACCTGGCCCGCCGCTTCCCGCAAGGCCGCTCCCAATCGACGGTAGTGGTAGGCAATGGCCGTCGCCAGAATCTTCTTGCCCCGCTCCTGCCCGATGACAAAACGATCCATTTCCGCTTTAAGCTGCGAAGGCGTCTTGTTAAAGCCGGTGATGTGCTCCACGGTCTGAATGGTCTTGCGCTCCCGCACACCATCCATCTTCTCTTGAATTTTCCACCGACTTTCAGGCGCCAACGGTTCAGCCACGGAGCATCTCCTTACCTCAGCGCTTGGCGGCATAGTAACGGTATAGGAAAGCAAAACTGTATCGAGAAAGAATCCATGGCGGAATGGTGGATTTCAAGGCATAGAGCGGACGGCTCAGCAAAAGGTCCGCCCGCGAAGCGGCCCATGGCAGGTAGGGGCTGTCGACGCGCCTGAGGATTTCCATGACTCCGCCAAAGAATTGTGGATCCACGAGGCCAAAAAGCGCACCGCACGCCCCGGCCTTTCGAATTTCGCCCTGCATCAAAGCCTGGGACACCGTGTGTTCCACCGGTTCTCGATCCAGCGCGATCAACAGATCCCTAGGCTGCAGGTGATCACGTTCTAAGATCAGGGCGACGCGACTGAAGCGGTCCGGCTGGAAAGACTCTTGGCCTTTGTCCTGGGCCCTGTGGCGCTTGATTCGATCCCTTTTGTGCCTAGGTCCAGGCATTGGTGACGGGAATGTTTTCTGAAAGCCGCCGTGCATCCTGCGCAGAAACCCTCAAATCGTCGAAATTAATCTCGCGCTCTATGGCGCTCAGCCCTTCCAGACTGTGATAGCCGTTTCTTTTTCTGGCGTCGTAGCCGTGATACAGGGCATTCAGACCGTCCTCGATGGACCGAAAGATATCCCGGGCGTTAAATGTTCGTCCCCGCGGCGCATGCCCCAGGCAGATCCTCTGCCACGGCTGATAGCGCGCCAAAAGTGGATGCTTGTACTTTTCCACCACCACCGGCCACAAATCCACCGAGGATACTGCCACGCGGCAATCCGGAAAAAGGTAGAGGCGCTGGTAGTAGTCCATGAGCGCGTAACGGCCCGTTCTTTTGTAGACCACCAGAGCACCATCGAAGGGTCTGTGAAAGAAACCGAATCCGTTCACTTCCAGCGCCCCCCGTGTCAGCACATACAGCATCAAGGCGCGCCCTAGCTTCGGCCACGATGCAAACCCATCCAAGGTCTCGCGAATCCAACTCTCTTCGGCAAGAACCGCCTCTCGAGCCTTCCCGATCAAGGCCGTCTCCACAGCTTCCAGTAGATCTCGCCTGGTAACCCTCTGAACACCCTTGCTTTGAAAGACACGGTCCGCGGCCGGCATTTCCGGGGCCTCAACAAACCGCGGCGACGCCTCCATCTCTTCCACCCCGCGGACGTAACGCGTCGGGACCCGCACCTTGTCCGCCAACCACGCCGCCAGGGCCGCTCGCCTGTTTTGTGCGGCCTTGATCTTTAGCGGGACACGCACGAACCGAGGAAGCACCTCAAAGAGAACCATCTCCACAGGCTTTAACCCAAAACGCAGAAGCCGGGGCCTTTGAGCGGAACTCAGGTCTCGAAACCATGTTTTTCGCCGCTTCTGGGCCATGTGAGGAAAAAGCTCAGAGGCGTGTCGCACCACATCCTGCCACGACACCGTCTCCACGTAGGCCGTCCCTTCACGCAAGAGGATTCGCGGCTTGACCTCAAGGCCGCTCAACCCCTCGGCTTCCGCAGACAATGGCTCGAACCCCTGAAGCTCTTCAACAATCTGGGGATCCAGGGGACAGGGAAGGTACATTCTCCCCTGGTCCATCAGAGCCTCATGGATTTTCTGAAAAAAGCGCGACTTTTGGCTCGCTCGCCGCCGGCCAGGCACGGCCACTACCCCCTTGGGGTTCCCCCTTCTTGAGGTCTCAACACCCTTACGGCCACGTAATAATATTTTTCGCCTTCCTCCGTCTGTTCCACTCGGGCCTTTTCCAAAGGGTCACCTTCTGCGGGCCGTCCGGCGCAGAGCAGGACACCGTCTTCCATCTGAAACAGGATTTCCTCCAAAATTTCCCGCTCTTCCACGGAAAGATCCTGGCGTGACAGCACGGCATTTACCAATTCCTGCAACGTCCGGCCTTCGTAGGTGCCCGGCTCGAACACTTCCAATAGCCCTTCGGCCGCCTGACCCGGTAGGACCTCCACGACCAATGGCACCGGAAGTTTTCGCGATTCCTTATCCGTCTCGTCCTGCACGTGAAGTTTCATGGTGCACCCCAAGCGTTTGGGAATTTTCTCGTATTGTGACATGGATTTCTCAGAAGTCAAAAAGGCCGCCTGCTTCGGCGAATTCTTCGGCGGGATTTTCACTTCGCTCTTCGACGACAAGGCACGGCGGCTGCGCCCCAACGGCGCCTTCGGGCAACGCCCGCGTCTTTCGGCGCTCAGGGCCTTTGCTCGACGACGGCCTCAACAATAGCTCGAACTCGCGGGTGCTCCTGCAGGGTCTTTAAGGGGAGAGGCAATTTGCGACGCCAATTGGGATGTTCATGAACCGTTCCCGGCACATTCACCTGGTCGATCATGCCGCATAGGTCTTCCAAAGACACGGCCAGCAATTTGGATCCGGAGGCTGCAAGATAACGATAGAGCGCCGCCGCTCGTAAAGGGGCGAGCCGTTGTTCCTCTTTCTTCCGTTCCTTTTGCGTGGGTCCAGGTTCTTCGTGGTATCCCCAGGAACGCAAGAGAACACGCAACGCCTTCTTGTCAGCAACCCGCCGTCGCGCCAACGCCCTTCGAACCTGAGCACTGGGGTAAAGCTGCAGGCGCCTTCGAAGCCGAAGGTCTGTTCCCTGCCAAAAGCCTTCCAGCGTGGGGAGATCATGGGTGGCAAACGAGGCCATGGATTGGGTTGGATAGTGGCTTGGTGGAGGAAAGGTGCCGTCTTCCATTCTTTCAAAAAAACACAGTCGGCATCCAAACAGGCCGGCCTCTTTCATCGCCTCTCGAATACGTTGAGGCACGGTTCCCAAGTCTTCGCCCACAATGACGCACTGGTTTCTTTCACTTTCCAGAAGCACGATCCCCAATAGCTCCTGCAACGGATAGCGCACATAGGCTCCGCTGCGCGGGTCCTTTCCGGCCGGAATCCAATATTGGCGCATGAGCCCCATGACATGATCCATGCGCAAGGCCCCGAATTCCCTCATATTGGCGCGCAGCATGGCGACAAACGGTTCATACGCTCGCTGCCTGAGTCTTTGTGGTATCCAAGGGCAAACCCCCCATTCCTGACCGTTGGGGTTGAAGTCGTCTGGCGGAGCTCCAACGCGCACGTCTCGAGCATAGCTGTCAGGGTCCAGCCAGGTGTCCAGCCCGGCCGGGTCCACGCCCACGGGTAAATCCCCATATAGACCGACGGCCAAGCCTCGTTCCCATGACCGGTGCCCGCAGGAAGCCAGTTGTTCTCGAGCGATCCACGCCAGATATTGATGAAAGGTTACCGCGTCCCTGTGTTCCGACGCAAACCGAGACACCGCGTCGCTTGCCTTGTCCTGGTAGGCCTTTGGCCACAGAGGCCACCCCCACACGGCCGCATTCAGGGCACGAAAATGGGCGTCCAGAGCGTGAAATACTCCGTAGTCCTCAAGATCTTTTCCTTCCATGGCCACAAAGCGCAGAAACTTTTGGGCCCGTTCCGATGCTGTTTTCAGGTGATGCTCACAAAAATGG
It encodes the following:
- the malQ gene encoding 4-alpha-glucanotransferase, whose product is MDNTLNGERALLRRVAALCGIEPRYEDGWGREQDVEDDTLKALLSALGYWAETPKDLLNILDELAERSCRNAVDPVHVVPEGTYPVAVVLTLPEPLAYGQYRWHLRREDGSESQGEGFLAALPGLEAMDHGGRSYLRRLLYLWVRVSCGYHDLEVHLQGPHGESVARQRLIIVPHRAYLPEALRGDRKLWGLTGQLYSVRSERNWGIGSFSDLKALIDWAADLGAAFVGINPLGLLFPEDPSKVSPYGPSSRRFLQPWYIDVEAVPEFEECEEVRRWCGEKDFQEACCVARESSLVDYDRVWAMQRRALQRLFHHFCEHHLKTASERAQKFLRFVAMEGKDLEDYGVFHALDAHFRALNAAVWGWPLWPKAYQDKASDAVSRFASEHRDAVTFHQYLAWIAREQLASCGHRSWERGLAVGLYGDLPVGVDPAGLDTWLDPDSYARDVRVGAPPDDFNPNGQEWGVCPWIPQRLRQRAYEPFVAMLRANMREFGALRMDHVMGLMRQYWIPAGKDPRSGAYVRYPLQELLGIVLLESERNQCVIVGEDLGTVPQRIREAMKEAGLFGCRLCFFERMEDGTFPPPSHYPTQSMASFATHDLPTLEGFWQGTDLRLRRRLQLYPSAQVRRALARRRVADKKALRVLLRSWGYHEEPGPTQKERKKEEQRLAPLRAAALYRYLAASGSKLLAVSLEDLCGMIDQVNVPGTVHEHPNWRRKLPLPLKTLQEHPRVRAIVEAVVEQRP
- a CDS encoding AAA family ATPase, coding for MAEPLAPESRWKIQEKMDGVRERKTIQTVEHITGFNKTPSQLKAEMDRFVIGQERGKKILATAIAYHYRRLGAALREAAGQVGGDVEKALQRVKTPKANILIVGPTGCGKTYSCEVASRLVGVPFVVEDLTKFSETGYVGQSASDILVDLLISAGGHTLTAQTGMVYLDEIDKIASEKTLTKDVSGKGVQKGLLKILEGMENTIEWGRDRLTLSTRHVLFIAGGAFESLQEMVQQRMERQGLKGLWREFLVPDDLVRYGMERQLMARLPVRVVFNSLTTSNLRDILIKSEDSPLQAFIKDFEAWGIRLRLTEEAVLEVARRAEQEGVGARGLTSILHRVLLEPMFSLPGTHTGDYEVNAMQVKAALA